GAAATCGACAGGCAATCCTATCTCGGCAACGTCATGCGCGCACAACAATTTGAATTCAAACGATTACTGGCGCAAGTCGGACAACCCGTGGATCGCAATCGCTGGGGCATGACACCGCCGACCGTCAATGCGTACTACAATACGGGTATGAATGAAATCGTTTTTCCCGCCGGCATTTTACAATATCCATTTTTTAATCCCGATGCCGACGATGCATTTAACTATGGTTCGATGGGCGCCGTAATCGGTCATGAGATCACACACGGATTTGATGATCAAGGCAGCCAGTATGACGCCGAAGGCAATCTCAAAAACTGGTGGTCCCAAGAAGACCGTAAACAATTCGAATCCCGTGCTGACCGCGTAGTGAAACAATTTGACGGTTTTCTCGCGATCGACTCCATGCATGTTAACGGTAAACTCACGCTGGGAGAAAATATCGCCGATCTCGGCGGGCTGTCCATCGCTTACGATGCCATGATCAAAGCTCAAAACGGAAAAACACCGGCTAAAATCGGCGGGTTCACTGCGGAACAACGGTTCTTCCTCGCTTGGGCACAGATATGGCGAACCAACACACGCGACGAACGCCTGCGTCTGATGATCAACACCGACCCCCATTCGCCCGGAAAATTCCGCGTCAACGGTCCACTCGAAAACATGCCGGAATTCTACAAAGCCTTCGGATGCAAAGAAGGCGACGGTATGGTAAAAACCGACAGCAGCCGCGCACAAATTTGGTAAATAAAAAATATAACAAGAGGTGAGTAATATTATTCACCTCTTGTTATCTATATAGATTTTTATTAGTATCCGTTACCGTCTATTATTTTTTTATAAACGAAAGGTCTTGAATTCTGATGGAACAACACCACGATACTATCGTGGGGGAGATTTGGAAACAATTGAGGGAAAATCCGACGTATTTTATCAGTAACATGGGTCGGGTAAAAAGTTTTAACTATGATAAAGTCAATGGCCGTATTCTGAAACCGCGTATCTCCGGTAAAGGCCATTATGTAGTCAGCTTCCGCAAGTACAACATCAAACAGAGCGTTTACATTCATCATCTCGTCGCGCGCTATTTTTTGCCGCCACCATCACCCGATCAGAAATTAGTTTTTCACATCAACGGCGATCATACCAATAATCAAGCGACCAACTTGATGTGGGGCACGCACAAAGATCATCTATTACGCTCTTCACAAAAAAATCCGCGCGTGCATTATTATTTCTTTGCAAATCGGGCATCGCGCTACGATACTAGCAAAATAACAGCCGCCGACGCCGAAGATATTCGCAAAATGCTTAAAAACGGCGTAACCGGACGTCGTATTGCCAAAATGTACGGTATCAGCGAGATGCAGGTAACGCGCATTCGTCGTTTTGAAAATTGGAATCCCGATAAAAAGAATGTTCAACCTTTGGCATCGTAAGACAATATCTTACATTCGTTAAAAAGCGCGGTCGCATCCGCGCTTTTTTTTTGCGTTGAAAATATGATCCCGTTTAGAGATACTCATTCACAACTTATTTGAAAACTAATACGCGAGCGATAAAATCCATGATCGATATTCCTTTCGAAAAACACATTCTGGACAACGGATTGACTGTAATTTTACATGAAGATCACAAAGCACCCGTTGTCGCGGTGAATGTGTGGTATCATGTCGGATCTAAAAACGAAAAACCGGGTAAAACGGGTTTTGCGCATCTTTTTGAACATCTGATGTTCAACGGCAGCGAGCACATGGATGTGGATTATTTTCAGGTCATGGAAAATATCGGTGCCACGAATCTGAATGGTACCACCAACGAAGATCGCACCAATTACTTCCAAAACGTACCGGTATCCGCATTGGATATAGCATTATGGATGGAGTCTGATCGTATGGGCCACATGGTCGGCGCGATCACGCAAGCCAAGCTTGACGAACAGCGCGGTGTGGTACAAAATGAAAAACGTCAGGGCGAAAATGAACCGTATGCCGTCGAAGAAGAATTGATCGTGCAAGCCACATGGCCGGTCGGTCATCCTTATTCATGGACCGTCATAGGTTCTATGGAAGATCTGGATCATGCTTCGCTGGAGGATGTCCATGCTTGGTTTCGTAATTATTACGGCGCAGCCAATGCGGTGCTTGTCATCGCCGGCGCCATAGATCCCAAAGATGCTTTGGTACGCGCTAAAAAGTATTTTGGTGAAATACCCTCCGGGCCCCCCGTTTCACGATACAAATCATGGATCGCCCGTCGCAGCGGACACCAACGCGCTGAAACCCATGATCGTGTGCCGCTCGCCAAAATCACCAAAGTATGGAATATTCCGGAATGGGGCACGACCGAAGCTCATCATTTGGATCTGATCAGCGATATCCTCGGCAGCGGAAAAAATTCACGTTTGTATAAACGTTTGGTATATGATGAAATGCTAGCCACCGATGTCAATGCGTACGTGGATTTGCGTGAAATCGCAGGTCAATTTACCATCACGGCCAAAGCACGCCCCGGAATAGACATCACTCAATTGGAAAAGGCCATAGATGAAGAATTAGTCAAACTATGCACGGAGGGTCCTTCCGAAAAAGAACTCACACGTGTACGCACACAATTTTTTGCAGGATTTGTGCGCGGTATCGAACGTATCGGCGGATTTGGCGGCAAATCGGATATATTGGCGCGTGGGGAAATTTTTAGCGGTAACCCTCAAGCCTACAAAAAAAACATGCGCGATGTCGAATCCGTTACAACGGAAATGCTTCGTGATACGGCCCGGCATTGGCTAAGCGACGGTGATTATACTTTGACAACCAAACCGTTCCCGGAATTCCGAATAACCGACGCCGCGGCAGATCGCAATCGGTTGCCGGAAGCCGGTGTTCCGCCTGAAGTTCGTTTTCCGAAAATGGAACGTCATACTTTGGCCAATGGTCTTAAAATCATTTTAGTACCACGGCATTCCGTTCCCGTTATCAATATGAGCCTCGTGCTTGATGCGGGATATGCGTCGGACGCTTTATCCATTCCCGGAACCGCAAGCCTTGCTATGGCCATGCTTGATGAAGGTACAGCCGGCCGCTCCTCTCTCGAAATCAGCGAATCATTAGCCATGTTGGGCAGCACACTGACGACCGGTTCATCACTGGATGTCTCCACCGTCAATCTTTCTACTTTGAAAAATAATCTCTCGCCGTCGTTAGACATTTTTGCCGATGTGATTTGCCATCCTATGTTTCCTGAACAAGACTTCCTTCGTCTCCGTGAACAGCAGCGCGCCGGTATTCGTCAGGAAAAATCTTCACCCGTGCCGATGGCTTTGCGCGTATTACCGCAATTGCTCTACGGACCATCGCACGCGTACGGCATACCTTTTACAGGCTCCGGTACGGAGTCGGCACTTGATCGCATCACGCGTGACGATTTAAAACGGTTTCATCAAACATGGTTTCATCCCAATCACGCCACGTTGATCGTGGTCGGCGATACCACAGCGGATGTAATAATACCATTGATTGAAAATAAATTGAAGGCATGGCAAAGCGGCACAACACCGCAAAAAAATGTAGTGTCGGTAAAGATACCCGATGCGCCTGTGGTATATCTGATGGACCGGCCGGGTTCACAACAGTCCACGATTTTTGCAGCACACATCGCGCCGCCGACTAATAATCCGGATGAAATCGCCATTCAAACGATGAATAATATTCTCGGCGGTGATTTTACTTCGCGTATCAATATGAATCTACGTGAGGACAAACATTGGGCTTATGGCGCTTTCAGTTTTCTGTGGGACGCACGCGGGCAACGTCCGTTTATCGCCTATGCACCGGTACAAAGTGATAAAACCAAAGAATCCGTCGCAGAAATACGAAAAGAAATATCCGATTTTATTACGATAAAGCCGCTGTCTGAAGAAGAGTTTATGAGAACACAATCCAATCAAGTACTGCAACTGCCGGGTACTTGGGAAACGAATAACGCGGTATTAGGTTCGCTTCAGCAGTTAGTCCAGTACGGATTTAACGATGATTATTTTGATCATTACGCACAATCGATCCGAAATCTTTCATCCGCGGATGCCCGAAAGGCGGCGCAATCGTTATTGAAACCGGATCATCTTATTTGGGTGATCGTCGGTGATCGCAAACAAATCGAAAATGAAATTCGTTCCCTCAATATGGGTGTTATCCGATATATAGACAGCGACGGAAATGTATTAGAATAACACAAGCGGCTTTCTGTTTCATCCGACCGTTTGCATCATGCGTACGACAAACGGTTTGATACCGGCGAAGAAAAATTCGACGGCGATAACCATGATGATAAGGCCCATCAGGCGCATGAGGATTTTATTTCCGGTTTCACCGAGAATATTTACGAAACGACTTGCGCCTAAAAGCCCGATCAAAGTGATCAGGCAGATGAGCAATATTACGCCGAGCAAAACAGCTTTCATTTCAAACGTCTTGGCATCTTCCATTAAAACGATGGACGTCGTGATCGCTCCGGGGCCGCAGATCATGGGGATTCCAAGCGGTGTGATCGATATATCTTCCACGTACGATTTGACCGATTCTTCGTCGATTTCGACACGGCTCAGGCGCGCCTGAAGCATCTCATATCCCATCATAAAAAATATCACGCCGCCGACCACGCGAAAACTATCCACGGAAATTCCAAAAAATTTGAAAAGCAATTGCCCTGACAAAGCGAAGCCGACCATACTGATAAACGCCACCAGCACGGCCTTGCGAGCCGTGCTGTTCCGATGCGCGGCATCAAGATCCGCCGTCATCGTCAGAAAAACCGGCATCACACCCAGCGGATTGATCACTGAAAAAAAAGATGTAAAACATAAAAGACCGAAAGCGATGAGTTCGTACATGCGGCAATAGCCTTTACGTTAATTTATTACAAGATGTTATTGCAAGCGTTCATCCAAAAACATCCAATAGATGTTTTTATCTACATAAAAACGATCTTCTTCGATCTTAAAATCTCTCGGATCCAGGTTTTCCAATTTCATCATCTGCCATTCCGTCGTCGGCGTGACCCATTCATACCGATCTTTAGTTGTCGTTACACGAATAGGCATACGAAAACTTTTAACATCCGCCGTCCAGCGGTATCGCATCGTCGTAGTCGAACCTTTTTTGAATAGCGCGACATCGAGTTTGGGCAACGCCTTGTGTTTGAGATATTGATCAAAAAAATAACCGTAATCCGTTCCGGTTTTCAGGCGAACGTAATTGAAGATAGAATCGGCATCTATCGTTTTGTAACGGTACGTATCCTGAATACCGCGTAATATTTCAAACCAAAGTTTATCATTATTGATTACGCTGCGCAGCGTGTTGAGCATCAGTCCGCCTTTGGGATACATATCGCCGGAGCCTTCTTTATTCACGCCCCGCGGACCGATGATCGGACGGTCATTTTTGACGAGCGTTTTATTGGCATTGATATAGCGCAGAGACGTCGGATAATCGTACACACCTTCGAGATAAATCGTTTCGGCGTAATTTCCGAAACTTTCGTGAATCCACATATCGGCTAGATCATTGGAACCTACGGCGTTGCCCCACCATTCGTGCGCCGTTTCATGAATGATGATAAAGTCAAACAACAATCCTTCCGCCGCTTGCCCTGTGCCTTTGTAACCGTTGACGTAATTATTACCATACGCTACGGCGCTTTGATGCTCCATACCCAAATGCGGTGACTCGACTAATTTATATCCATCACGATAAAACGCATATTTGCCGAACGATTTTTCAAACGCGTCCATCATACCTTTGACTTGAGCAAACTGTACTTTGGCTTTTTCGAGATTGTACGGCATGACATAATAATCGCATGTCAGCTTCTGACCGTCGTAGGATGTATAGGTTTCTCCAAAATACGCAAATTTGCCCACATTGAATGTGACGTTATAATTATTAATGGGGTACGTAACGGCATAATCAAAACGCGTCCAACCGGAACCCATATCTTTTTGTTTTCGCAAGCGACCATTAGAAACATTGGTAAGGCCTTTGGGTACGGTAATGCTGATGAGCATACTGTCGGGTTCGTCCGACTGGTGATCCTTATTGGGCCACCAACTGCTGGCGCCGAAGCCCTGGCATGCGACAGCAATCCACGGATTTCCCGATTTGTCACGCGACCAGATAAATCCACCATCCCAGGGCGGGTTTTTAGCAACAATGGGTGTGCCCGAATAAAACACGGTAAAGCTTTGTCGAGAGTTTTTGCGAATCGTCTCAGGAAATTCTACGAATACGGCATTGAACTCACGAGAAAACTTAAGTTTTTTTCCTTTCCATTCGATCCGATCAATCGTGTAATGATCGAACAAATCAATTTGTAATCGGGTAAAATCCTGCATTGCGACCAACGTGATCATATTGCTTCCGCTGATACGGCGTGTAACGGTATCTATTTTTACATCCAGAGCATAATGCGTCACATCAAAACATGTTCGCAGCGGCGTCAGCATACCACGCAACGAATCCGCACGGGTTACGGTTTCATCGTTATCCAAAACTTGCGCGTACAATGAACAACTTATCGTAAGAAAAATAGTTATTAAACTTCGCATAACGTTTTTCCTTTGGTATGTGATGATTAAAAAAAAATCATATTTTTTGCAGTTTCCAATGTCCTTTTCTAAACATAATCACGCTTACGACAGTCGCAACCGATTCCGCAATCGGTATAGCGGCAAACACACCCTGCGCACCGAATCCGTAGATAACCGCTAAAACATACGCCAAAGGAATTTGGAACATCCAATAACAACCGAGATTGATCCACGTGGGTGTGCGTGTATCGCCGGCACCGTTAAATGCCTGCACCATCACCATACCGCAGGCATACACGACGTAACCGTAGCTAATGATGCGTAAACAATCCACGGCGTAATAAACGACCTGCGGATCATCGGTAAACCAAGCGATGATCATCTCTGCAAATGAAATAAAAAGGATTGCCACAACACCGAGAAAGAACATATTCGCGCGCGCCGTGAACCACACCGCACGTTCGGCACGATCGGGCTTTTGAGCGCCGAGATTTTGACCGACCAGCGTCGCGGCGGCGTTACTCATACCCCAGGACGGCATGATGGCAAAAATAATCACGCGTATGGCGATAGTGTAACCGGCCAAAGCCGCGCTGCCTGACATTGCTACGATACGTACGAGCCCAAGCCAGCTTGCTGTCGTAATAAAAAATTGGAAAATACCTCCCACCGATACTTTGATCAGGTTCCACAAAACTTCGGGATCCAATCGCATCACGGCCGGCGAAAAAACAAGTCGCCGTTTTCCATAAATCAGAATGTATAACTGAAACAACACACCCACGCCGCGACCGATATTGGTTGCTATGGCCGCGCCGGTAACACCCATGGCCGGCACGGGACCAAAACCAAAAATAAAAATCGGATCGAGGATCATATTGAGCAAATTGGCAACCCACAAAGCATGCATGGCTGTGACAGCATCACCCGCGCCGCGAAAAATAGCGTTATTCAGAAAAAGCAAAACAATGGTGAGATTGCCGCCGATCATCCATACGGCATAACCGGTTCCGTTTTCGATGATACCGGCCGAAGCGCCCATTTGCTCCAAAAGCCAAGGCGTCATCGTCAGTCCGATCACGCTGACCGGTAAGGAAACGGCCACGCCGATCAGTACGGCCTGAAAACCCGCTATGGAAGCCGCTTCGGGGTTGTGTTCCCCGATACGCCGAGCAACCATGGCCGTCGTCGCCATGCTCAGGCCGATCGCCACGGCAAAAATAATTGTCAGCATGGATTCGGTTAACCCGACGGATGCTACCGCATCCGGGCCAAGCCGACTGACAAAATACACGTCCACAATACCGAACAGCGATTCCATAAACATTTCCAAAACCATCGGTATGGATAAAAGTGTAATCGCTTTTCCGAGACTGCCTTCCGTATAATCGTGTTCGGTGCCACGAATGCCGTCGAGAATATGACTGAAAAACGTTTTAATCGAAAATTTTTCGGGTGTCGTAGTGGACATAGTGTGCGTCAATAATAATTAATGAAATAGGTTTCTGAGTCCGGATAAATAAAAGACAGGCCTCGCGTTGTACGAACCGATCAAAATGATGTTCCACAGAATGACGTGAATTTATTGATCTGTAGATAAAATAAAAAAGGCTGCATCATAAGCTACGACATATCGCTGTGTATTTTTCGGCATGATGTACAAACCGCTGCGATCGTATTCGTAAACTTTTGATACAGCCCGGTAAGGGAAATGAAAAGTCTATCGCTTCCGTGAGTTTTTTTTCACGGGTTTACGGTTTGTTTTCTTTGTCGCTTTTTTGACTGTTTTTTTAACGGCCTTTTTTACCTTTTTTGTAGCGGCCGCTTTTTTGGGAGCGACTTTGGCGCTTTTTTTGGTTTTGGTCTTCGCTTTCGCTTTTTTAATTACCGTTTTTTTCTTGGCTGCTTTTTTGGTTTTAGTTGCCGTTTTTTTACGCGACGAAGCGGCCGTTTTGCCGCCTATCAGATTGAGTGCGCTACCGGCTTTGAACCAACCGATCTGTTGCGCGTTATACGAATGGTTGAGTTCGATCGTCTCCACGGAACCGTCGCTATGTTTAATGTCCATCGTCAGCGGCACACCCGGTGTAAACGCCGTCAAACCACGGATCGCCAAGCGATCGTCTTCACGAATTTTATCATAGTCCGCCGGGTTTTTAAATGTCAACGCCAGCATACCTTGTTTTTTGAGATTCGTTTCGTGGATGCGTGCAAACGATTTGACGATGATGGCGCGACCGCCCAAGAAACGCGGTTCCATCGCCGCATGTTCGCGGCTTGATCCTTCACCGTAATTTTCGTCGCCGATAGTTATCCAGCTAATGCTCTGGGATTTATAATACCGCGCGTTATCGGAATAACCTTTGGTTTCGCCGGTAATCACATTTTTACCTTTGCCGGCTTCACCGGTAAATGCATTAACGGCACCGATAAACATGTTGTTGGAAATATTATCCAAGTGCCCGCGGAATTTGAGCCACGGCCCAGCGGGCGAAATATGATCCGTCGTACATTTGCCTTTGGCTTTGAGAAGTACCACGGCATTTTCGATATCGCGACCATCCCATGCCGTAAAAGGACTCAACGCCTGCAAACGTGAGCTCGCGGGATCAATGATCACCTGCACTTTGGAACCGTCTTTTGCCGGTGTGACATAACCACTCTCTCCGGGCGTAAATCCGTTGCGCGGCAATTCATCACCGTCGGGCGGCAATAAGCGAATTTGCTGACCCTCCGCATTGGTGATCGTGTCTGTCATCGGATTAAAGCTCAGGCGTCCTGCGATGGCCAGTGCCGTTACTATTTCCGGGCTGGCAACAAATGCATGGGTACCGGAATTACCGTCATTGCGGGCTTTGAAATTACGATTGTACGATGTGACGATAGTATTCGGATCGCCCTCACTGACACCATGGCGTTTCCACTGGCCGATGCACGGACCGCAGGCATTGGCTAAAACTTTACCGCCGATTTTAGCGAAATCTTCCAATTGACCGTCGCGTTCGATCGTCGCACGAATCTGCTCGGAACCCGGTGTGATCACAAATTCGGCTTTGGCTTTAAGACCGTGTTGCGAAGCGATGCGCGCTAAACTGGCCGAACGTTCGATATCTTCGTACGATGAATTGGTACACGAACCGATCAATGCCACACGGATTTCATCCGGGTAATTATTATCGGCAACGGCTTGTTTCAATTCAGAAATTTTCCATGCTTTGTCCGGTGTAAAAGGCCCGTTAACATGCGGCTCCAATTCGCTCAGATTGATTTCGATGACTTCATCGTAATACGCTTCCGAACCTTCGTCGGCGGTAAGTAACGCGGCGTACTGATCCGCCAGTTTGGCGACGGCTGCGCGCTCCGTCGAACGAAGATACGCCGCCATACGCGTGTCATAGGGAAAAATAGAAGTGGTCGCGCCGATTTCCGCACCCATATTACAAATCGTTCCTTTACCGGTACATGAAATGGATGCCGTGCCGGGACCAAAATATTCGACGATTTTCCCGGTGCCGCCTTTGACAGTCAGAATACCGGCTAATTTGAGAATCACGTCTTTGGGTGAAGTCCATCCGCTGAGCGAACCCGTGAGTTTGACACCGGTAATGCCGGGCCATTTGAGTTCCCACGGCAATCCCGCCATGACATCCACGGCATCCGCACCGCCGACACCGATAGCGATCATGCCAAGGCCGCCGGCATTGGGTGTGTGCGAATCCGTGCCGATCATCATACCGCCGGGAAACGCATAATTTTCAAGCACGACTTGATGGATAATACCTGCGCCGGGTTTCCAAAAGCCGATACCGTATTTATTGGAGACGCTGGCCAAAAAATCATACACTTCTTTGTTATCACTATTGGCTTTTTTCAAATCGTCCGCCGCACCGACTTCGGCTTGTATCAGGTGGTCGCAGTGCACCGTGGAAGGCACGGCCACTTTGGCTTTGCCGGAAGACATAAACTGAAGCAACGCCATTTGTGCGGTCGCATCCTGCATGGCTACACGATCGGGTGCAAGATCTACGTAATCTTTGAACCGTGCGGGCGCGGCTTTGGGGTTTTCCGCAAAATGGGAAACGAGAATTTTTTCCGTCAGCGTGAGCGGACGTCCGAAAAGTTTGCGTGCGCGGTCTTGTTTGGCCTTCATGCCGGCATATACGCGCTTTATCATATCGAGATCAAACATGGCAGTAAAACTCCTTGATCATAATTCTATGTACATAAAAGTAGAAAGATTGCTCTGAATTGGCTGATGCATTATTAGTCGGTGAGTTATTCATGCGAGCGCAAAATACATAACTTAGAAAGTTTACGCAAGGGAATATCTCGAATTTTGCTCCCGATGAAGATTTTTTTATCGTCAACAGACTTTATGTAACGGCTTGGAAATCATCTCGCATTACGCAGGTAGATGGCAACTTGATGCCATATCTTCATAATTCTTATTCCGCCTTGCAACGCATATTTCAAATTGCGATATTAAAAAAAGTAAAGGATATCATGAATATACTAGTTCTCAACAGCGGCAGTTCTTCCGTAAAATTTCAGGTCATCAATACGGACCTCACGCAGATCCGCGACAATGCGGATACACGCCTTGCCTCGGGTATCATCGAACGTATCGGCAGCGAATCCATCATTTCGTTTAAAGCCGAAGGCCAACCTACGCTCAAACAAACCGCACCGATGCGCGATCATAAGATGGCCGTCGATAAAATCGTCAAATGGATTATTGGGAAAGATACAAAAATAAACGGCATCAACGGCTTATCCGATATCCACGCCGTAGGTCATCGCGTGGTGCATGGCGGTGAAAAATTTACCCGCTCGATTTTGCTCAACGAACAAATCATCCAAGAGATCGAAGATTGTATTGAACTGGCGCCCCTGCACAATCCGGCTAACCTCAAAGGCATTTATGCGGTTACCGAAATTTTCGGCGCAGGCATCCCGCAAGTGGCAGTATTTGATACGGCATTTCACCACACGATCCCCGAAGAAGCTTATCTCTATGCTATTCCGTATCAGTTTTACCGCCGCTACAAAGTGCGCCGGTATGGCTTTCACGGTACGTCCCACCGTTATGTCGCGTATCGTTACAGGACATTGACGGGGCAAGCCAAAGAGCAGGTCCACATCATGACACTGCATTTGGGTAACGGCGCCTCCATTTGCGCCATCCGTGGCGGAAAATCCGTGGACACATCCATGGGTCTGACACCACTGGAAGGACTTGTTATGGGAACGCGTTCAGGTGATATTGATCCGGCTGTATTGGAGTTCCTCTCCCATAAAGAAGGATATTCGCTGCAGGAAATCGAATCCGTACTCAATAAACAATCCGGTTTGCTCGGGATCTCAGGTCTTACCAACGATATGCGTGACATCATCGCGGAAGCGAAAGAAAATGATGATCGCCGCGCTAAACTTGCCATCGAAATATATTGTTATCGCATTCGCAAATATATCGGAGCATACTGTGCGGCCGTCGGAAAACCCGAAGCTTTAGTATTTGCCGGCGGCATCGGTGAAAATTCGGCGTATATTCGCGAAAGTATTTGTAAAGGCATGGAGTTTTTTGGATTAACGCTCGATCCCCATCTTAATGCCGCAACCGTCGGCGGTAAAGAAGGTGTCATCTCTTCGCCGGATGCACACCTCAAAACATGGGTCATCCCCACCAACGAGGAACTGCTCATCGCGCGAGATACGGTGCGTTGCGTAGAAAAGGCACCGCTGCCGTGATAGTTGAGTGACTTTCGCAACGAAATAACGCGAAAAACAGACACTGCGTTTGTATTCATTGTTTTTTTTAAATTGAATAGCAAGCGTAAGACCCCTGGCTCAAATAACCTGACACCTCATTCCGCAAAGACTGGGCTTGATTTTAGGGTAATAAATAAGGAAATTCGCCCGTATCCAATATGAATTATATCTTACGGGAAGCATGGGATGTATTAAAAAATCCCGGCATTATTCCCAAACTGCCCAACATGATGCGGGCATCCGCATCGTACGCCCTTAATAAATTGACACGAAAAAATATCGTGTGGGGTTACCCCTTTGTCATGATGGTGGAGCCTACCAATATCTGCAACCTCCGTTGCCCGCTATGCATCACGGGGAGCAAACTGATGACCCGCGACGACGGCATGATGACACTGGAACGATTTAAACAATTGATGGACGAAATGGGCCCCTATCTGATGCATCTCACACTTTGGAGCCAAGGCGAACCTTTCGTCAATCGTGATTTTGTAAAAATGATTCGTTATGCGCATGACAAACATATCAA
This genomic window from bacterium contains:
- a CDS encoding insulinase family protein is translated as MIDIPFEKHILDNGLTVILHEDHKAPVVAVNVWYHVGSKNEKPGKTGFAHLFEHLMFNGSEHMDVDYFQVMENIGATNLNGTTNEDRTNYFQNVPVSALDIALWMESDRMGHMVGAITQAKLDEQRGVVQNEKRQGENEPYAVEEELIVQATWPVGHPYSWTVIGSMEDLDHASLEDVHAWFRNYYGAANAVLVIAGAIDPKDALVRAKKYFGEIPSGPPVSRYKSWIARRSGHQRAETHDRVPLAKITKVWNIPEWGTTEAHHLDLISDILGSGKNSRLYKRLVYDEMLATDVNAYVDLREIAGQFTITAKARPGIDITQLEKAIDEELVKLCTEGPSEKELTRVRTQFFAGFVRGIERIGGFGGKSDILARGEIFSGNPQAYKKNMRDVESVTTEMLRDTARHWLSDGDYTLTTKPFPEFRITDAAADRNRLPEAGVPPEVRFPKMERHTLANGLKIILVPRHSVPVINMSLVLDAGYASDALSIPGTASLAMAMLDEGTAGRSSLEISESLAMLGSTLTTGSSLDVSTVNLSTLKNNLSPSLDIFADVICHPMFPEQDFLRLREQQRAGIRQEKSSPVPMALRVLPQLLYGPSHAYGIPFTGSGTESALDRITRDDLKRFHQTWFHPNHATLIVVGDTTADVIIPLIENKLKAWQSGTTPQKNVVSVKIPDAPVVYLMDRPGSQQSTIFAAHIAPPTNNPDEIAIQTMNNILGGDFTSRINMNLREDKHWAYGAFSFLWDARGQRPFIAYAPVQSDKTKESVAEIRKEISDFITIKPLSEEEFMRTQSNQVLQLPGTWETNNAVLGSLQQLVQYGFNDDYFDHYAQSIRNLSSADARKAAQSLLKPDHLIWVIVGDRKQIENEIRSLNMGVIRYIDSDGNVLE
- a CDS encoding MATE family efflux transporter codes for the protein MSTTTPEKFSIKTFFSHILDGIRGTEHDYTEGSLGKAITLLSIPMVLEMFMESLFGIVDVYFVSRLGPDAVASVGLTESMLTIIFAVAIGLSMATTAMVARRIGEHNPEAASIAGFQAVLIGVAVSLPVSVIGLTMTPWLLEQMGASAGIIENGTGYAVWMIGGNLTIVLLFLNNAIFRGAGDAVTAMHALWVANLLNMILDPIFIFGFGPVPAMGVTGAAIATNIGRGVGVLFQLYILIYGKRRLVFSPAVMRLDPEVLWNLIKVSVGGIFQFFITTASWLGLVRIVAMSGSAALAGYTIAIRVIIFAIMPSWGMSNAAATLVGQNLGAQKPDRAERAVWFTARANMFFLGVVAILFISFAEMIIAWFTDDPQVVYYAVDCLRIISYGYVVYACGMVMVQAFNGAGDTRTPTWINLGCYWMFQIPLAYVLAVIYGFGAQGVFAAIPIAESVATVVSVIMFRKGHWKLQKI
- a CDS encoding NAAT family transporter, translated to MYELIAFGLLCFTSFFSVINPLGVMPVFLTMTADLDAAHRNSTARKAVLVAFISMVGFALSGQLLFKFFGISVDSFRVVGGVIFFMMGYEMLQARLSRVEIDEESVKSYVEDISITPLGIPMICGPGAITTSIVLMEDAKTFEMKAVLLGVILLICLITLIGLLGASRFVNILGETGNKILMRLMGLIIMVIAVEFFFAGIKPFVVRMMQTVG
- a CDS encoding M1 family metallopeptidase, giving the protein MRSLITIFLTISCSLYAQVLDNDETVTRADSLRGMLTPLRTCFDVTHYALDVKIDTVTRRISGSNMITLVAMQDFTRLQIDLFDHYTIDRIEWKGKKLKFSREFNAVFVEFPETIRKNSRQSFTVFYSGTPIVAKNPPWDGGFIWSRDKSGNPWIAVACQGFGASSWWPNKDHQSDEPDSMLISITVPKGLTNVSNGRLRKQKDMGSGWTRFDYAVTYPINNYNVTFNVGKFAYFGETYTSYDGQKLTCDYYVMPYNLEKAKVQFAQVKGMMDAFEKSFGKYAFYRDGYKLVESPHLGMEHQSAVAYGNNYVNGYKGTGQAAEGLLFDFIIIHETAHEWWGNAVGSNDLADMWIHESFGNYAETIYLEGVYDYPTSLRYINANKTLVKNDRPIIGPRGVNKEGSGDMYPKGGLMLNTLRSVINNDKLWFEILRGIQDTYRYKTIDADSIFNYVRLKTGTDYGYFFDQYLKHKALPKLDVALFKKGSTTTMRYRWTADVKSFRMPIRVTTTKDRYEWVTPTTEWQMMKLENLDPRDFKIEEDRFYVDKNIYWMFLDERLQ
- a CDS encoding acetate kinase; protein product: MNILVLNSGSSSVKFQVINTDLTQIRDNADTRLASGIIERIGSESIISFKAEGQPTLKQTAPMRDHKMAVDKIVKWIIGKDTKINGINGLSDIHAVGHRVVHGGEKFTRSILLNEQIIQEIEDCIELAPLHNPANLKGIYAVTEIFGAGIPQVAVFDTAFHHTIPEEAYLYAIPYQFYRRYKVRRYGFHGTSHRYVAYRYRTLTGQAKEQVHIMTLHLGNGASICAIRGGKSVDTSMGLTPLEGLVMGTRSGDIDPAVLEFLSHKEGYSLQEIESVLNKQSGLLGISGLTNDMRDIIAEAKENDDRRAKLAIEIYCYRIRKYIGAYCAAVGKPEALVFAGGIGENSAYIRESICKGMEFFGLTLDPHLNAATVGGKEGVISSPDAHLKTWVIPTNEELLIARDTVRCVEKAPLP
- a CDS encoding HNH endonuclease, which translates into the protein MEQHHDTIVGEIWKQLRENPTYFISNMGRVKSFNYDKVNGRILKPRISGKGHYVVSFRKYNIKQSVYIHHLVARYFLPPPSPDQKLVFHINGDHTNNQATNLMWGTHKDHLLRSSQKNPRVHYYFFANRASRYDTSKITAADAEDIRKMLKNGVTGRRIAKMYGISEMQVTRIRRFENWNPDKKNVQPLAS